One Archangium lipolyticum DNA segment encodes these proteins:
- a CDS encoding ABC transporter ATP-binding protein — protein sequence MSLDIGAGEVLALVGENGAGKSTLMNVLYGLYQADSGDILVKGQPVRLRSPRDAIALGIGMVHQHFMLVPTLTVAENVVLGREPSRWGRMDMDRACAEVAATCERFGFKLDPRARVDTLTVGSQQKVEIVKALHRGAQVLILDEPTAVLTPQEADDLFRVARGLAAGGRTVVFISHKLREVLSVAERVAVMRRGKLVAEVRAANTNSQELAALMVGESRVPPTEAQAYHPPQGEKLLEARELQARGADGRQALRGVSLEVHAGEIVGIAGVDGNGQRELAEVLTGLRHLDEGSGNLLGAPLTGLTPAGARHRGVGHIPEDRLWRAVVKAMTVEENVALGRQDRAPFAQGLRVDFEGRRERTQALLKAYDVRPPDPEVPLQALSGGNQQKVVVARELDAAPKLLVVVQPTRGLDIGAVAQVQAKLREARDRGAGVLLVSLDLEEVLALSDRIYVFFEGRITGTFTRPEFDEREIGRRMLGGNGQEVAHG from the coding sequence GTGTCCCTGGACATCGGCGCCGGGGAGGTACTCGCCCTGGTCGGCGAGAACGGCGCCGGTAAGTCCACCCTGATGAACGTACTCTACGGGCTCTACCAGGCCGACTCCGGTGACATCCTCGTCAAAGGACAGCCGGTGCGCCTGCGCAGCCCCAGGGACGCCATCGCCCTGGGCATCGGCATGGTGCACCAGCACTTCATGCTCGTCCCCACCCTGACGGTGGCGGAGAACGTGGTGCTCGGCCGCGAGCCCTCGCGCTGGGGACGGATGGACATGGACCGCGCCTGCGCGGAGGTGGCCGCCACCTGCGAGCGCTTCGGCTTCAAGCTGGATCCGCGCGCCCGGGTGGACACCCTCACGGTGGGCTCGCAGCAGAAGGTGGAGATCGTCAAGGCGCTCCACCGGGGCGCCCAGGTGCTCATCCTCGACGAGCCCACCGCCGTGCTCACCCCCCAGGAGGCGGATGACCTCTTCCGGGTGGCGCGCGGTCTGGCGGCGGGCGGGCGCACGGTGGTCTTCATCAGCCACAAGCTGCGCGAGGTGCTGAGCGTGGCCGAGCGGGTGGCGGTGATGCGGCGCGGCAAGCTCGTGGCCGAGGTGCGCGCCGCCAACACCAACAGCCAGGAGCTGGCCGCCCTGATGGTGGGCGAGTCGCGCGTCCCGCCCACCGAGGCCCAGGCGTACCACCCGCCCCAGGGAGAGAAGTTGCTGGAGGCCAGGGAGCTCCAGGCACGAGGGGCCGACGGGCGGCAGGCGCTGCGCGGGGTGTCCCTGGAGGTGCACGCGGGGGAGATCGTGGGCATCGCCGGGGTGGACGGAAACGGCCAGCGCGAGCTCGCCGAGGTGCTCACGGGCCTGCGCCACCTGGACGAGGGGAGCGGCAACCTGTTGGGCGCGCCGCTCACGGGACTGACGCCCGCCGGGGCCCGGCACCGGGGCGTGGGGCACATCCCCGAGGACCGGCTGTGGCGCGCGGTGGTGAAGGCCATGACGGTGGAGGAGAACGTGGCCCTGGGGAGGCAGGACCGGGCCCCCTTCGCCCAGGGGCTCCGGGTGGACTTCGAGGGCCGGCGCGAGCGGACCCAGGCGCTGCTGAAGGCCTATGACGTGCGGCCCCCGGACCCGGAGGTGCCGCTGCAGGCGCTGTCCGGTGGCAACCAGCAGAAGGTGGTGGTGGCGCGCGAGCTGGACGCGGCGCCGAAGCTGCTGGTGGTGGTGCAGCCCACGCGCGGCCTGGACATCGGCGCCGTGGCACAGGTGCAGGCGAAGCTGCGCGAGGCGCGCGACCGGGGCGCGGGGGTCCTGCTCGTTTCGTTGGATCTGGAGGAGGTCCTGGCCCTGTCCGACCGCATCTACGTCTTCTTCGAGGGGCGCATCACCGGCACCTTCACCCGCCCCGAGTTCGATGAGCGGGAGATCGGCCGCCGCATGCTCGGCGGAAACGGCCAGGAGGTGGCCCATGGGTGA
- a CDS encoding ABC transporter permease — MLEIIEALLASTLEYFPALLFGALGATLSERSGVVNVGVEGMMRAGAFCAAVAAITVPTPVGVLAGMAAGGALAAVHGYLSIRWRSDQVVSGMALNLVALAGGTYLLEALFGPNGTTPIQQLTRWHLPFLSQVPLLRAFSGHSALTWLALTLPFAFHLMLYHTPLGLRLRAVGDKPHAVATLGLSVPGLRWLAVVGGGMFAGLGGAALSTAVLDRFEQHTPAGLGFMALAATVFGRWTPLGAFFASLFFAAGNALRIGLASSAPGLAEVVPQGFLLALPYLLTLVLLAFQGKRTHSPAALGTPYEQESR, encoded by the coding sequence GTGCTTGAAATCATCGAAGCCCTCCTGGCCTCGACGCTCGAGTACTTCCCCGCGCTCCTCTTCGGCGCCCTGGGGGCCACGCTCTCCGAGCGCTCCGGCGTGGTGAACGTGGGCGTGGAGGGGATGATGCGCGCGGGCGCCTTCTGCGCGGCCGTGGCGGCCATCACCGTCCCCACCCCCGTGGGCGTACTGGCCGGCATGGCCGCCGGTGGCGCCCTGGCCGCCGTGCACGGCTACCTGAGCATCCGCTGGCGCTCGGACCAGGTGGTGTCCGGAATGGCCCTCAACCTCGTGGCGCTCGCGGGCGGCACCTACCTCCTCGAGGCCCTCTTCGGGCCCAACGGCACGACCCCCATCCAGCAGCTCACCCGCTGGCACCTGCCCTTCCTGTCCCAGGTGCCCCTGCTGCGCGCCTTCTCCGGCCACTCGGCCCTCACGTGGCTCGCCCTGACGCTGCCCTTCGCCTTCCACCTGATGCTGTACCACACGCCGCTGGGCCTGCGGCTGCGCGCCGTGGGCGACAAGCCCCACGCGGTGGCCACCCTCGGGCTGTCCGTGCCGGGGCTGCGCTGGTTGGCCGTGGTGGGCGGCGGAATGTTCGCCGGGCTGGGCGGAGCCGCCCTCTCCACCGCCGTGCTGGACCGCTTCGAGCAGCACACCCCGGCCGGCCTCGGCTTCATGGCCCTGGCCGCCACGGTGTTCGGCCGGTGGACGCCCCTGGGCGCCTTCTTCGCCTCGCTCTTCTTCGCCGCCGGCAACGCACTGCGCATCGGCCTGGCCTCCAGCGCCCCGGGCCTCGCCGAGGTGGTACCCCAGGGCTTCCTCCTCGCCCTTCCCTACCTCCTGACGCTGGTGCTGCTCGCCTTCCAGGGCAAGCGCACCCACTCCCCCGCCGCCCTCGGCACCCCCTACGAGCAGGAGTCCCGCTGA
- the deoC gene encoding deoxyribose-phosphate aldolase, translated as MAEAQDIQRLVEEIADHVRRNPPASQAGRQAREAPSVRTARVAPESIRSNADLAPYIDHTLLKPEATREDVARVAREAVEHGFATVCVNSSHVAMVAAILAGSRSVPIAVVGFPLGAALSSAKAFEAREAIAAGAREIDMVVHVGALKARDYTLVLEDISQVVEASRPYPVKVILETSLLSRDEKIAACVLSKAAGAAFVKTSTGFSTGGASVEDVALMRQVVGEDVGVKASGGIRSAEDALKMIQAGANRLGASASVAIVSGERSTAKY; from the coding sequence ATGGCCGAGGCTCAAGACATCCAGCGTCTCGTCGAGGAGATCGCCGACCACGTCCGCCGCAACCCGCCGGCTTCCCAGGCGGGCAGGCAGGCTCGGGAGGCTCCCTCCGTTCGTACCGCCCGCGTCGCACCCGAGTCCATCCGGAGCAACGCCGACCTGGCGCCGTACATCGACCACACGCTCCTCAAGCCCGAGGCCACCCGCGAGGACGTGGCCCGGGTGGCGCGCGAGGCGGTGGAGCACGGCTTCGCTACGGTGTGCGTGAACTCGTCCCACGTGGCCATGGTGGCGGCCATCCTGGCCGGCTCGCGCTCGGTGCCCATCGCCGTGGTGGGCTTCCCGCTGGGCGCGGCCCTCTCCAGCGCCAAGGCCTTCGAGGCCCGCGAGGCCATCGCCGCCGGGGCTCGGGAAATCGACATGGTCGTCCATGTCGGCGCCCTCAAGGCCCGGGACTACACGCTCGTGCTGGAGGACATCTCCCAGGTGGTGGAGGCCAGCCGGCCCTACCCGGTGAAGGTCATCCTCGAGACGAGCCTGCTCTCCCGGGACGAGAAGATCGCCGCCTGTGTGTTGTCCAAGGCGGCGGGCGCGGCGTTCGTGAAGACGTCCACGGGCTTCAGCACCGGTGGGGCCAGCGTGGAGGACGTGGCGCTCATGCGCCAGGTGGTGGGCGAGGACGTGGGGGTGAAGGCCTCCGGCGGCATCCGCTCGGCGGAGGACGCCCTGAAGATGATTCAGGCGGGGGCCAACCGCCTGGGAGCCTCGGCGTCCGTGGCCATTGTGTCGGGCGAGAGGTCCACCGCGAAGTACTAG
- a CDS encoding ABC transporter permease: MGDRLRAVLPSVLSVLLALAVCWVFIALTRDAETATGAYLHMLRGGLGDWSAYLDGGRVTLLTRPLGEAAIKAALLLFTGLSVAVAFKVGLFNIGAQGQMLVGALAAAVVGAQLTLPSALHIPAALLAAGLAGGLWALIAAVLKLTRGVHEVISTIMLNWVAVSLVDNWLAVGPLRAGAGTNLSTTGTEQIAPTAQLPRLMEDLSRLHLGFPLALAVALAVWVWLARLRQGFETRAVGLGAEAARAAGIPVGRRTLEAMGLAGALAGLAGAVLVLGTEFRYPGSLGAPYGFDGIAISLIGGNHPLGVALSALFFGVLRAGGTRMQLLGVHKSYPELIQGLALLFVAGRLIWLALLRRRRLAPPAPHKQPEPSPEVPRA, translated from the coding sequence ATGGGTGACCGGCTGCGCGCGGTGCTCCCCTCCGTCCTCTCCGTGCTCCTGGCCCTGGCGGTGTGCTGGGTGTTCATCGCCCTCACGCGCGACGCGGAGACGGCCACCGGGGCCTACCTCCACATGCTCCGCGGCGGCCTGGGTGACTGGTCGGCGTACCTCGATGGGGGCCGCGTCACCCTGCTGACCCGGCCCCTGGGCGAGGCCGCCATCAAGGCCGCCCTGCTCCTCTTCACCGGGCTGTCCGTGGCGGTGGCCTTCAAGGTGGGCCTCTTCAACATCGGCGCCCAGGGGCAGATGCTGGTGGGCGCGCTCGCGGCGGCGGTGGTGGGCGCGCAACTGACGCTGCCCTCCGCGCTGCACATCCCGGCGGCGCTGCTCGCGGCCGGCCTGGCCGGTGGCCTGTGGGCCCTCATCGCGGCGGTGCTCAAGCTCACCCGCGGCGTCCACGAGGTCATCTCCACCATCATGCTCAACTGGGTGGCGGTGAGCCTGGTGGACAACTGGCTGGCGGTGGGCCCCCTGCGGGCCGGAGCCGGCACCAACCTCTCCACCACGGGCACCGAGCAGATCGCCCCCACCGCCCAGCTTCCCCGGCTGATGGAGGACCTGTCCCGCCTGCACCTGGGCTTCCCGCTGGCGCTGGCGGTGGCACTGGCCGTCTGGGTGTGGCTCGCGCGGCTGCGCCAGGGCTTCGAGACACGCGCGGTGGGTCTGGGGGCCGAGGCGGCCCGGGCCGCGGGGATTCCCGTGGGCCGCCGCACCCTCGAGGCCATGGGACTGGCGGGCGCGCTCGCGGGCCTGGCCGGCGCGGTGCTGGTGCTGGGCACCGAGTTCCGGTACCCGGGCTCGCTGGGCGCCCCCTACGGCTTCGACGGCATCGCCATCTCGCTCATCGGTGGCAACCACCCGCTGGGCGTGGCGCTGTCCGCCCTCTTCTTCGGAGTGCTGCGCGCGGGCGGCACGCGCATGCAGCTGCTGGGCGTGCACAAGAGCTACCCCGAGCTCATCCAGGGTCTGGCCCTGCTCTTCGTGGCGGGCCGGCTGATATGGCTCGCCCTGCTGCGCCGGCGGCGGCTGGCGCCCCCGGCTCCCCACAAACAGCCGGAGCCCAGCCCGGAGGTGCCCCGTGCTTGA
- a CDS encoding TraR/DksA family transcriptional regulator, producing the protein MTEAQREKFKQKLLALHAELTGRAPAKIEPNRTDESRVGGDEDEQPLNEMMQAIASSRNRNLDGMLQRVMKALGKLRDDPDSFGECEECGDEIPPGRMEAMPYVEFCVNCQGQKDAPKGGPTRRKLTDYT; encoded by the coding sequence GTGACCGAGGCACAGCGCGAGAAGTTCAAGCAGAAGCTGCTGGCGCTCCACGCGGAGCTGACGGGCAGGGCGCCAGCGAAGATCGAACCCAACCGCACGGACGAGTCGCGCGTGGGCGGGGACGAGGACGAGCAGCCGCTCAACGAGATGATGCAGGCCATCGCCTCCAGCCGGAACCGGAACCTGGATGGCATGTTGCAGCGCGTGATGAAGGCGCTGGGCAAGCTGCGCGATGACCCGGACTCCTTCGGCGAGTGCGAGGAGTGCGGAGACGAGATTCCCCCCGGCCGCATGGAGGCCATGCCCTACGTGGAGTTCTGCGTGAACTGCCAGGGTCAGAAGGATGCCCCCAAAGGGGGTCCTACCCGACGCAAGCTCACCGATTACACCTGA
- a CDS encoding sensor histidine kinase, producing the protein MKPDTHETRGDAMSAVAMAHGPRRMMATNGESHGHLSAAGALNGTDVQHLDVCALTRHAVALLQATGHVETREVQLELPEEPVFARVSRQRLEQVLLHLIADAVDARRSGADNARAVRLTVEPQDDFGDYGPTFRVHYPARELPGPEATALAREAPQAGLKMARELVETLGGCFRVRSVGLTSTTVTVELPDPGTASW; encoded by the coding sequence GTGAAACCAGACACACACGAGACACGAGGTGACGCGATGAGCGCGGTGGCGATGGCCCATGGGCCGCGGCGGATGATGGCGACGAACGGCGAGAGCCACGGTCATCTCAGCGCGGCGGGCGCGCTGAACGGCACCGACGTGCAGCACCTGGATGTCTGCGCGCTGACGCGGCACGCGGTGGCCCTGCTCCAGGCCACCGGGCACGTGGAGACCCGCGAGGTGCAGTTGGAGCTGCCGGAGGAGCCGGTGTTCGCGCGGGTGAGCCGGCAGCGGCTGGAGCAGGTGCTGCTCCACCTCATCGCCGACGCCGTGGATGCACGCAGGAGCGGTGCGGACAACGCCCGCGCCGTCCGGCTGACGGTGGAGCCGCAGGACGACTTCGGGGACTACGGCCCCACCTTCCGCGTGCACTACCCGGCGAGGGAGCTGCCGGGGCCCGAGGCGACCGCACTCGCGCGGGAGGCTCCCCAGGCGGGCCTGAAGATGGCGCGCGAGCTGGTGGAGACCCTGGGCGGATGCTTCAGGGTGAGGAGCGTGGGGCTGACGAGCACCACCGTCACGGTGGAGCTGCCGGACCCGGGCACCGCGAGCTGGTAG
- a CDS encoding ComEC/Rec2 family competence protein: protein MAFVRLLLALVVLLGALPGLAATTSAPRTGPLTVYFFDVGQGDAALVVSPTGKTVLIDGGTPESDDRLVARVRELVQGPLDLVILTHPHLDHLGGMAKVIQAVGAKRYMDPDFVHPSEAYVKLLKVVEEEVGKREKREKREKEGKVMKPEPNPNAPETLLTIGLGEGATLTILSPRAPQEPFLTHTRSDVNANSIVAKLTYGKTAFLFVGDAEPETEEDLLRKPIDFTSTVLKVAHHGGRYSSTAPFLAAVKPQAAVISCGAGNDYGHPANETLQRLGATGAHIFRTDLQGEVVAVSNGTTVTLTPSKGKVSPTVVPGRVEGPVATGPMPTKASRAPGALQPQVVPARGTLPERSTTVAASARSSGPGYVSLKGSKVFHREDCSTLKRAKTKERKEYSTREEAMRERRAAEDCDP from the coding sequence ATGGCCTTCGTGAGGCTCCTCCTCGCTCTCGTCGTCCTGCTCGGCGCCCTGCCGGGCCTGGCGGCCACCACCTCCGCGCCTCGAACCGGTCCCCTCACCGTCTATTTCTTCGACGTGGGCCAGGGGGACGCGGCGCTCGTCGTCTCCCCCACCGGAAAGACGGTCCTCATCGACGGCGGCACGCCCGAGTCCGATGACAGGCTGGTGGCCCGCGTGCGCGAGCTCGTCCAGGGGCCGCTGGACCTGGTCATCCTCACCCACCCCCACCTGGACCACCTGGGAGGCATGGCCAAGGTCATCCAGGCGGTGGGGGCGAAGCGCTACATGGACCCGGACTTCGTCCACCCGAGCGAGGCCTACGTCAAGCTGCTGAAGGTGGTGGAAGAGGAGGTGGGCAAGAGGGAGAAAAGGGAGAAGAGGGAGAAGGAGGGCAAGGTGATGAAGCCCGAGCCCAACCCGAACGCGCCCGAGACGCTCCTCACCATCGGCCTGGGCGAGGGCGCGACGCTCACCATCCTCTCGCCGCGCGCGCCGCAGGAGCCGTTCCTCACGCATACGCGCTCGGACGTCAACGCCAACTCCATCGTCGCCAAGCTGACGTACGGGAAGACGGCCTTCCTCTTCGTGGGGGACGCGGAGCCGGAGACGGAGGAGGACCTGCTGCGCAAGCCCATCGACTTCACCTCCACGGTGCTGAAGGTGGCGCACCACGGAGGGCGCTACTCGTCCACGGCGCCCTTCCTCGCGGCGGTGAAGCCCCAGGCGGCCGTCATCTCCTGCGGCGCGGGCAACGACTACGGGCACCCCGCCAACGAGACCCTCCAGCGGCTCGGTGCCACGGGCGCGCACATCTTCCGCACGGACCTCCAGGGCGAGGTGGTCGCGGTGAGCAACGGCACCACCGTCACCCTCACCCCGAGCAAGGGGAAGGTCTCGCCCACCGTCGTCCCCGGCCGGGTGGAAGGCCCCGTCGCCACCGGCCCCATGCCCACCAAAGCCTCGCGCGCCCCCGGGGCCCTCCAGCCCCAGGTGGTCCCCGCCCGGGGCACCCTCCCGGAGCGCTCGACCACGGTCGCGGCCTCGGCCCGGAGCTCGGGGCCGGGCTACGTGAGCCTCAAGGGCAGCAAGGTGTTCCACCGCGAGGACTGCTCCACGCTCAAGCGCGCGAAGACGAAGGAGCGCAAGGAGTACTCGACCCGCGAAGAAGCCATGCGTGAGCGCCGCGCCGCCGAGGATTGCGACCCATGA
- a CDS encoding phospho-sugar mutase, translating into MDVTGLKEKAEAWLRADPDPATVEELRGVLARGDWADVADRFAGDLEFGTAGLRGVLGAGPNRMNRAVVRRTTAGLARYLKATVPDVTTRGVVVGRDGRRLSAELAEDTACVFAAEGIPAHVFPQLAPTPLTAFACLHLNAAAAVMVTASHNPPEYNGYKVYWGNGAQIIPPQDKGIASFISKVEPANQVELLSASEAHARGLWRDVPDSLGDAYLDAILKLRVHGRGSESLSIVYTAMHGVGGVWMERAMKRAGFTNFHVVAEQQQPDGAFPTVRFPNPEEPGAMDLSTATAERVKAELVLANDPDADRLAVMVRDGAGKLRMLTGNEVGVLLGHYVLVQGPTRRGRPNVITTIVSSTQLGAIAQELGVAYDEVLTGFKWIANRALEREKAEGTQFVFGYEEALGYTVGTVTRDKDGIGAALVFADLAAWCESRGTTVPGYLEEIQRRFGLYVSAQRNFTFPGAEGAQVISRIMEGFRRSPPTRVGELPVRSVLDYKKGEKLPPSNVLAFELEGGGRVTARPSGTEPKIKYYFELKETLGSGEPVEAARARGESRLRQFIDAFIALARERGQPEVGA; encoded by the coding sequence ATGGACGTGACGGGATTGAAGGAGAAGGCGGAGGCGTGGCTGCGGGCGGACCCGGACCCGGCCACCGTGGAGGAGCTGCGGGGCGTGCTCGCGCGCGGTGACTGGGCGGACGTGGCGGACCGCTTCGCGGGCGACCTGGAGTTCGGCACCGCGGGCCTGCGCGGCGTGCTGGGCGCGGGGCCCAACCGGATGAACCGCGCGGTGGTGCGGCGCACCACGGCGGGCCTGGCGCGCTACCTCAAGGCCACCGTTCCGGACGTCACCACCCGGGGCGTGGTGGTGGGCCGCGATGGCCGCCGGCTGAGCGCCGAGCTCGCCGAGGACACCGCCTGTGTGTTCGCCGCCGAGGGCATCCCCGCGCACGTCTTCCCCCAGCTGGCGCCCACGCCGCTCACCGCCTTCGCCTGTCTGCACCTCAACGCCGCGGCGGCGGTGATGGTGACGGCCAGCCACAACCCGCCCGAGTACAACGGCTACAAGGTGTACTGGGGCAACGGCGCTCAAATCATTCCGCCTCAAGACAAGGGCATCGCCTCGTTCATCTCGAAGGTGGAGCCCGCCAACCAGGTGGAGCTGCTGTCCGCCTCGGAGGCGCACGCGCGCGGGCTGTGGCGGGACGTGCCGGACTCGCTGGGGGACGCGTACCTGGACGCCATCCTCAAGCTGCGCGTGCACGGGCGCGGCTCCGAGTCGCTCTCTATCGTCTACACGGCCATGCATGGCGTGGGTGGCGTGTGGATGGAGCGGGCCATGAAGCGGGCGGGCTTCACGAACTTCCACGTGGTGGCCGAGCAGCAGCAGCCGGACGGCGCCTTCCCCACCGTGCGCTTCCCCAACCCCGAGGAGCCCGGGGCCATGGACCTGTCCACGGCCACCGCCGAGCGGGTGAAGGCGGAGCTGGTGCTGGCCAATGACCCGGACGCGGACCGGCTGGCGGTGATGGTGCGAGACGGGGCGGGCAAGCTGCGCATGCTCACCGGCAACGAGGTGGGCGTGCTGCTGGGCCACTACGTCCTGGTGCAGGGGCCCACGCGGCGGGGCCGGCCGAACGTCATCACCACCATCGTGTCCTCGACGCAGCTCGGCGCCATCGCCCAGGAGCTGGGTGTCGCGTACGACGAGGTGCTCACCGGCTTCAAGTGGATCGCCAACCGGGCCCTGGAGCGCGAGAAGGCCGAGGGCACGCAGTTCGTCTTCGGCTACGAGGAGGCGCTCGGCTACACGGTGGGCACCGTGACGCGGGACAAGGACGGCATTGGCGCGGCGCTGGTGTTCGCGGACCTGGCCGCGTGGTGCGAGTCGCGCGGGACGACGGTGCCCGGCTACCTGGAGGAGATCCAACGCCGCTTCGGCCTCTACGTCAGCGCCCAGCGCAACTTCACCTTCCCGGGCGCCGAGGGGGCCCAGGTCATCTCGCGCATCATGGAGGGCTTCCGCCGCTCTCCTCCCACGCGCGTGGGTGAGCTCCCGGTGCGCTCCGTGCTCGACTACAAGAAGGGCGAGAAGCTGCCTCCATCCAACGTGCTCGCCTTCGAGCTGGAGGGCGGTGGCCGGGTGACGGCGCGTCCGTCCGGGACGGAGCCGAAGATCAAATACTACTTCGAGCTGAAGGAGACCCTGGGCTCCGGCGAGCCGGTGGAAGCCGCGCGCGCCCGGGGAGAGTCCCGGCTCCGACAGTTCATCGACGCCTTCATCGCGCTGGCGCGCGAGCGGGGGCAGCCGGAGGTGGGTGCGTGA